The DNA window TTACCTGACGGGGATTACAGTGATAAACAAGGCTGTGTTTAAGCAGCGAGGTTCCTCCCTTTCACAATCTGTCTGTTTGCTCTTTGCAGCTTCCTGTACTGCACAAGTTCAGAGAGTTCAGAGAGCAGGTTTTTCTCTACATGCTGTAAAGTTAGAGCAATCAAATTCTATTTTTTAGTAACACATTAACgcaacaatcagctgatttgaaATTGTGTGCTCAGAGGAGGAACTGGTGGACTGACCTACAGCTTTTGCGGCACAGCAACATAGACATTACACTTTTACTGCACAAAAAGACAAGAGCACGAAATACAAACTGTCCATAACCAAACCAGTCccattatgctgctaacacagctttgactatttgctagcatctgcacagacagcatgctaacgctaaggCAAGCTGTTTCTACATattcatgtttctaaagtagaatcacCTTTAAAGTGTCTTTGTGGCTGgatttcatctttgctttgtgtttacatgtaaAACTCAAAGAAAGATGGCTGGTGCATCCTTATTCTGacagggatttgtgttggtgtgtagaACTGTAGTCTCAGGTTTATAGTGTTAATTGGTAATTATGTGTGAATGCTTTTCAGCTTACGGTGAAAGTAAAGTAATGCTTTTAAGAAAATTAACAAGTCTTGTgtaacacttttgttttttgagtaatgaccacAACTAACGTGTGTAAAGCAccactgtaaacacacacatatacactgatAGCAGACTGCACTGGTGCTGCTTACCATCTTGGGGTAAGGCTGACGACCGTATGAGAAGATCTCCCACAGAAGAATGCCGTAACTCCAAACATCTGACTTTGTGCTGAATTTCTGCCGGATGAGgacaaaaatgtgcaaaatgtaaaaCGGCTTTCTATTAAGACAtactttttaaatcagtttagTCCTTTCTGTCTTTAATTTGATTGATTCTTTAATTTGATAAGCAATATTTTAGAATTTATCCAAAAAAACCATGTAAAAGACGAGCATAGTGCATTCCTTCTTAAACTGACCTCTTTCTTCAGCGCTTCAGGTGCCGTCCATTTCACCGGCAGTTTGGCTTTATCTGACACCTTGGAATCCACTTTGGTTAGGCCGAAGTCGCTCACCTTGGCTACATTGTCATCAGAAATTAGGACATTACGAGCTGCCAGATCTCTGTGAACCAGCTTCTTTGACTCCAGGTACTCCATCCCTTCACACACATCACTAACAACAGACACGCACatataaagaaatattaaaaatacactattaaacacacacactgtacagCAGACTGATTAACAATCTGTGCACTGATAAAACCAATGCATTATTATGCACACACTACAGATTTTGCTAATGAAAGGCCATTTTTGATGTTCACACTCACAGAGAAAAGCGAAGCAGCTGAACAGAGTTTACAACTGAACGCCCCCGTGTCCTGAGAAAGTTAACGAGGTTTCCCTGCAACAGACAAACATGCAACACtcaaaaaaagtcaaatttaaCAAAGCGTTTAATGTTCAAATATACATATTAAATATGGGAGAAAGGCTGAGGCTGTCAAAGTAGACCCAACGTTGCAAACAATGACGTTTTCATGTTTCCTCACCACCTGCTGCAGAAAAAGCTTTTTGCACCACATTTATCTTTAGTTGCTGAGCCCAGCTGTTTATTTACACCAGCACGGCCTGAAAATGAAGCCTCAGCGTAACAATCAATGAAACGATCTGTGagaaaacaaactgaagctCCCCACCGGTGACTCATATACTAGGGAAATAGAGTTTTACTTCCTCTGTTTTACACAGTTATGCTGACTGTAGCTTTATCATTGCCTAATATTTATTTACAAGTTATTCATGCCTTTGGTTCATCTACACTTGACTTTTGTAATTCATTGTATTTTCACTCTCTAGTTCAAAATGCTGAAGCCAGACTTTTAACTGGTGCTAGAACCAAGATTGTATCACTGATACTGGTTTCCTGTCCATTTTAGAATTCAGTTCAAGATTTTCTATTATTAGTTTTTAAAGCTCTCAGTGGTCAGACCCCACCGATACTATCTCTCTTATTCACTTTCTCAAAcgcagctgcaaaactgtggaaccagcttcagGTGTCAAATATCGCTGTTTATAAATCTTGCTGGTAATCTGTTGACTAAAACTGTGACCGGTGGTTGTTGTCTTCCTTCATATATGGGGCATGTTTTCTGTCCTTTTTCAATGTTAATTTGTACTTTTTGTACAGCACTGTGGACAGATTTCTtctgtttaaatgtgctttataaacaCAGCACTTACTTACTTGCTAATTTTATGTACATTAACTTACTGTTAATTTATGTTAATGAAAATGTCAGCCAATGATAAACTACTAATTGTAAACATGTTGGTTGTACCTTTGTCATGAGCTCTGTGACAATGTGAAGCCCTTTGTGAAGGATGACTCCCAACAGCCGCACCAGATTTTTATGCTGCAGCTTCCTGGAAGAAGTGAGTCCAcgttaaaaataagaatttagCAGCATAACAGGAAATATAAGTGCAGGCTTACAGatgcattacatttaaaacaagatcacaatgcaTTCATTCTTTTTCACTCGTGTAACCACTTGTGTTGTTTTCAGTATTGTCAGAATTTGCAGAAAAGCTCAAAGTGAAGGAATCTTGGGACTCACGTCATAACCGTGGTCTCCTGCAGGAACGCCTGAGCTGTGACATCACATTTAATGGTCTTCACTGCCACCCTCTGGCCCATGTACACCCCTTCATAAACAGCTGGGGGTTGAATCACATACACGCTGTTTAATCAACCTATTGCATCTTTAACTATCTGTCGACAGCAGTCTTTGCCGTTTCTGATGCTTTTTAAAGggaaatgaaaactgaaaactcaCCACCAAACTCCCCTTCACCAATATTCTCTCCCAGAGTGAGCTTCTCAATGTCCAACAGCCATCCATCTAAAGTGAGCACATACGTAAACAAGATAACCTCTCATGCATGTTTCCATTATCATTGCTATAAATACTTCTCATACATGACTCATCCCCACAAAGCAGCTCACCTCTTTTCTTAGGAAGCACATACTGATGTTAAACTTACTTTTAGACAGCTCCAACTCAGCTGACTTGGTTCCCTGTTTCTGTTTGGGCTTCAGAAGAGTCGTAGCGATCGAGCCTTTGTTCTTTGAATAGAACTGCAAAGATGGGAAGATTCAGTCAACACGATTTCagatttttatcttattttccACCCCATGTGATCATGCTTGGTTTACCTGTGAATTACTGACTCATTAAGATCAAGTacatttttggggggtttaagaTGGAAAAATCTCACTTAAACTTTAACAGacagctgtgaaaaaaaataacacatctTAGTAATTCAGGAAACCTAAATGTGGTCACAGCTGTAGGTTTAAGTGCAAAAACATAAAGGGTAGTCCTATGAATAGACTGCACTCCACAAAGAGCAATACTGAATTAAATCCTAGAACTAAACTCAACGTATTATACAAATATAATAGATCATGTGACATACTGCATGTACTGTTTTTTCTTGTCGGTGCTCTATGAGCACCGGACAAACAATCCAGCTCAAATATTTGGCCGTCCTTCCTCCGTTTTCCTGCAGGAGTAAGTCAGCTGGTCTGACTCAGGCCTGGAGCCATCTGTAGCTCTCTGATAAGCTGCTGAATGAGTGCTGCCATCTCTGTGGAGTCTCCAAACTCTGACTGCACCCTCACACAAAGACCGGCTCAATGCTGATAAACCATAAAAGGGCTGAATTTGATTATCTCATCCTCATTTCGACACGAGAACTAAATATATTTTTCCTCTGCTGTCACTGATGAGACACTGATGAGGCTTCAGGCTGACAAACAGCCGTGAATACAGCAGGCCTGCAGTGTCTATTAAACGGAGGCTGAGAAAATAATACTGCAATGAATTTTGGTGCACACTTTCTTCTTATCTTAGGGGATTTTGATAgcactcctctctctcttcctttcttGCCAGCATTCCCATCACCCTTATTTTGTGGTCAAAGCTAATTAGCCAGTGCTAACTAGGAACACTGGCAGTGCCACATTACTGTTTCCCTCAAGTGCAGGctctttattttggaaagtaaagGCTGGAGTGAGGAAATCATCCAATTTTTCTGTTCAAGCTGAACAGAAAGCCAGTCAGGTGACTTTGCCCTGGGGAGAAAGAGGATACAGATGAATTGAATTATGAGTGGACGGTTAAGCTTGTGTCCTCCTTCCAGATAATTTCATAAGGATAATTCACTAGCTGAACCCCCAAGGCAATTTTAATTCTGCATGCACTTTAGGGGGGGCTGGATCTGCACTTCCAGCTGTGCAACCTTGCATTGCATAATGATAATTAAATGATCTTGAATGTTGTAAATGGATAAACGGTGCAGAGAGTGCAGGTGGATCTGTCAGAAGGTGGACTTAATAAACTGCATGTAGCTCTTTCACATATAAAGAGTTGTATCCACGTTAAACAGAATCTCTAACAGAAACGTGTCCAGTGAGCTCATTTCCTCCTACCTCTATCATATCGATGAGGTTGTAGAAATACTGTGTTTTATCGATGGTCAGCTTGTTGTCCTGATAAATCACCCTGTAGTGAATGACCTCTCCGGAGACGCTCACGCACAGGACGTAGTCGCCGGGATGGCGGATGCTCTCTCGCACCAGGAACAGGCCATCCTCGGCTGGCTGTAGCTTAGACACAGCTTCTGGACCGGAGATCTTTCCGTGAAACCAGCTGAGGAAAGACAACGCACGCTGAGTCACATAAACTAATCGTTCCTCGTGAACATAATGCcaaatatgacatttttaaaatcgCTCAACAGGCAGGAAGTGGTTACATATATTTATCAAGCATTCAGGTATTAACATCTCTGAAAAGGGAACTTGGGGTGAACACTCCAGAGACCGTGTTTGTTTGCATGTCTAAGATGTGTGATCACGAGGTATATTTTAAGGGCTGACCACAATGGAAACTAAATAAAGAGACAAGCATCACGCTGCATGTGATCGCTGTGAAAACAAAGGGGAAACACACCCACATGAGCCCTCAGTAccttcatgtgagagaaaaacaaGGGGACTTACGGCATGAGACTGAGGCTGGGGTCGACTCGCAGAGCCTCTCTTTCACGCACATTGGTGGCGTTGATGATTCCTTCTTCTCCTGTGGTGTTGTGTCTGGCTCTGTAGTATCCCTTCTTCTAGAAAAGAGCAAAGTGCACTTATATCATTTTCTTCCAAATAAAAATCCTCTAAAGCTGTGCAGCATCTGCAAAACATGACGGTGAGTGACGGTACCGTGGTTGTGTCAACAATAGTGAGGATGTCTCCTTTGCGGTACAGCAGTTCTCcaggtttgggttttttgtgatCCCCCTTGGCTACACACTGAGTACCAGCAGCCCAGCTCATCTAAGGAGGCAACGGAAAATTATGAGAAGGGCACTGACCCATGACTGTGAGTCACACTTTGAGTTTGCTTTGCTAAACTTGCTGTTTTAAGACTCACAcgtgttattttacatttttacttgtCGTGTATCGTAGCAAACTGATGATTTGTGAGACCACTGAACAACCAGCATAAAACCAAAGCATTTGAACACATCTCTTTTGGACACCACCAGCCCACCTTGGTTTGATGGTTGGTTGTCGACTTTATTCAGGTAGAGGTAAAAAATACACCAACAACAAGAGAATTTCCCGTTTTTGGAGGTCGGATCGTTTGGCCAAGAATTTTAGCAAATATATCTACAGGCAACAAATATTGGACCTCCATGAAATGATCAACTGATTTCCTTTTATTGACCTATGACCTTTACCCGATTTTGATCAGAATTAAATGTTATTATCTGCTACTGGTATCTGCAAAATCTGAGAACGatatcttgaaaactgtggacagactgcaaacagacagacagagaaacaaATGGAAACGATGACAGACTCCCTCCGTTTGGGGGAGAACGATAGCCTGCTCATCAAGTTCTCAAAGAGCTTGTGACATATGAGCATCATTTTTGAAACATTGCATGGTGAGGTAG is part of the Pelmatolapia mariae isolate MD_Pm_ZW linkage group LG23, Pm_UMD_F_2, whole genome shotgun sequence genome and encodes:
- the matk gene encoding megakaryocyte-associated tyrosine-protein kinase isoform X1 — protein: MAKMSWAAGTQCVAKGDHKKPKPGELLYRKGDILTIVDTTTKKGYYRARHNTTGEEGIINATNVREREALRVDPSLSLMPWFHGKISGPEAVSKLQPAEDGLFLVRESIRHPGDYVLCVSVSGEVIHYRVIYQDNKLTIDKTQYFYNLIDMIEFYSKNKGSIATTLLKPKQKQGTKSAELELSKNGWLLDIEKLTLGENIGEGEFGAVYEGVYMGQRVAVKTIKCDVTAQAFLQETTVMTKLQHKNLVRLLGVILHKGLHIVTELMTKGNLVNFLRTRGRSVVNSVQLLRFSLDVCEGMEYLESKKLVHRDLAARNVLISDDNVAKVSDFGLTKVDSKVSDKAKLPVKWTAPEALKKEKFSTKSDVWSYGILLWEIFSYGRQPYPKMSLQEVKDKVEQGYRMEAPEDCPPSVYSLMRLCWEQEPRKRPGFHKLREKLDREMEKLSPGSGSKSQDQTGS
- the matk gene encoding megakaryocyte-associated tyrosine-protein kinase isoform X2, giving the protein MAKMSWAAGTQCVAKGDHKKPKPGELLYRKGDILTIVDTTTKGYYRARHNTTGEEGIINATNVREREALRVDPSLSLMPWFHGKISGPEAVSKLQPAEDGLFLVRESIRHPGDYVLCVSVSGEVIHYRVIYQDNKLTIDKTQYFYNLIDMIEFYSKNKGSIATTLLKPKQKQGTKSAELELSKNGWLLDIEKLTLGENIGEGEFGAVYEGVYMGQRVAVKTIKCDVTAQAFLQETTVMTKLQHKNLVRLLGVILHKGLHIVTELMTKGNLVNFLRTRGRSVVNSVQLLRFSLDVCEGMEYLESKKLVHRDLAARNVLISDDNVAKVSDFGLTKVDSKVSDKAKLPVKWTAPEALKKEKFSTKSDVWSYGILLWEIFSYGRQPYPKMSLQEVKDKVEQGYRMEAPEDCPPSVYSLMRLCWEQEPRKRPGFHKLREKLDREMEKLSPGSGSKSQDQTGS